The DNA sequence TACACACTACCGCGCCCCGCGCGGTCCCGACGAAATACGCCACCGTTGCCAGGAAGAATTGCTGCACGGGCGGCTGGGTGGCATATCGCCAGTCTCGGAATCGGCCACTCCCACGTTAGCCGAGCCGCACGTCGAAAACGGCGCGCACAAGCCGGGCAGCGAAGCGGCCCGCCTGTAGCAGCGCGCTAGTGGTCGATTTGCTGAGAAAGAACATTCACGGCCGGGGGTGGCACGCCTACCCGGCGGCGTTATTGACGCGAGAAGAGCACCTTCAGCAATTGCTCCTTGAGCGATGCGCTGGCATCGATCACGGCCTGGAATTCATCCTTGTTTAGCGTGCAGAGCGTAAGCTCCTCGCGGGCCGTGACCGTGGCGTTGCGCGGCGCGCCGCTGAGCAAGGCCGCTTCACCAAAGAAATCTCCTTGATCGAGCGTGGCCAGCGTGCGGCTGTGTTGCGATCCATCGGTGGCGGTGACCGTGGCGGTACCGGAGCGGATCAAATAGAACTTGTCCCCCGGATCACCTTGACGCACGATGACGGTGCCGGCCGGATGCGTTTCGAGCTTCATCTTGTCGGCGACTTCGGTCAACGTGCGCGGAGTCAACGAGGCGAATAGCGACGATTTGCGCAAGAACTCGCAGATCACCGCGGCCTCGCTCACCACGACGTCCGAAATCACGCGGCCGTCGACCATGTTCACGATACGGTCGGCCACGTCGAGGATGCGGTTGTCGTGCGTCACGATCAAAATCGTGGCCAACTCTTCCTTGGCGATTTTCTTGAGCAACTCGACCACGTCGCGTCCCGATTGCTTGTCGAGCGCGGCCGTCGGCTCGTCGGCCAGAATCAGTTTCGGGTGGTTCGCCAGGGCGCGGGCGATCGCGACCCGCTGTCGTTGACCACCGGAAAGCGACTCGGGCTTATAGTCCAGGCGGTGCCCCAGTCCCAGCGCCTGCAGCAGCTCGGCGGCCCGCTCTTCGGACTCTTCGCGGGCGAGCGACTTTAGCTCCAAAGCCATGCGCACATTTTGACGAGCCGTGAGCGATTCAAATAAATTATGAGCTTGAAAGATGAAGCCGATATCGCGGCGCACTTCGGCCAACGCGCGGTCGTCGAGGCCGGCCAACTCGTTGCCCATCACCTGTACGCTGCCATCTTGCACGGTGCGCAGCGCGCCGACCAGCGTCAGCAGCGTCGTTTTGCCCGAGCCCGACGGGCCCGTCATGATCACGATCTCGCCACGGGACAGTTCCAGGTCGTTGTCGTAAAGGACTTGTTTGCGCAGCTCGCCGGAACCGTAGGTGTGATTCAGATCCTCGATCCGCACGCACAAGTTGTTGTCGCTATCCGATCCGCGCAGAGCGGGATGGACCCGCGTGGCGGATCGCAGCGGCTGGCCGTTTTGTTTCTTGCGGCGGAATCGCATAGTTGGTTGTTCTATGATCG is a window from the Pirellulales bacterium genome containing:
- a CDS encoding ATP-binding cassette domain-containing protein; this translates as MRFRRKKQNGQPLRSATRVHPALRGSDSDNNLCVRIEDLNHTYGSGELRKQVLYDNDLELSRGEIVIMTGPSGSGKTTLLTLVGALRTVQDGSVQVMGNELAGLDDRALAEVRRDIGFIFQAHNLFESLTARQNVRMALELKSLAREESEERAAELLQALGLGHRLDYKPESLSGGQRQRVAIARALANHPKLILADEPTAALDKQSGRDVVELLKKIAKEELATILIVTHDNRILDVADRIVNMVDGRVISDVVVSEAAVICEFLRKSSLFASLTPRTLTEVADKMKLETHPAGTVIVRQGDPGDKFYLIRSGTATVTATDGSQHSRTLATLDQGDFFGEAALLSGAPRNATVTAREELTLCTLNKDEFQAVIDASASLKEQLLKVLFSRQ